One window of Hylemonella gracilis genomic DNA carries:
- a CDS encoding polyamine ABC transporter substrate-binding protein yields the protein MKLNFRPCSALATVAAALLSSATLLWAVSASAQEAKVLNVYNWSDYIGDETIANFEKETGIKVRYDNFDNNEILHAKLVAGKTGYDIVVPSSNWAALQLTAGLFTPLDRSKIPNLKNLDAPLMAQLATIDPGNQYVVPWLWGYTTLGINVDKVKKAIGGELPANVWDLLFKPEYVNKLKSCGVSVLDSADEVVPAALHYLGKPRVSKSAADYNAALALLKSIRPSVTLFSSSGYINDMASGSICLALGWSGDINIARQRAIDGKTGQNIQALVPSTGGLLFFDVMAVPADAPHIENAYKFIDFILRPQVNAGLTNKVFYPNGTYGVSKPYINPTVANNSTVFLSAADMGKMVGYSDQQLTNDIRRNQNRVYTAFKTGM from the coding sequence ATGAAGCTGAATTTCCGTCCCTGCTCCGCGCTCGCCACGGTGGCCGCGGCCCTGCTGTCTTCGGCCACCCTGCTCTGGGCGGTGAGCGCCTCGGCCCAGGAAGCGAAGGTCTTGAACGTCTACAACTGGTCAGATTACATCGGGGACGAAACGATCGCCAATTTCGAGAAGGAAACCGGCATCAAGGTCCGCTACGACAACTTCGACAACAACGAAATCCTGCATGCCAAGCTGGTGGCGGGCAAGACGGGGTATGACATCGTGGTGCCGTCGTCCAACTGGGCGGCGTTGCAGCTCACGGCTGGCCTGTTCACGCCGCTCGACCGCAGCAAGATCCCGAACCTCAAGAACCTGGACGCCCCCCTGATGGCCCAGCTGGCCACGATCGACCCCGGCAACCAGTACGTCGTGCCCTGGTTGTGGGGATACACGACGCTGGGCATCAATGTGGACAAGGTCAAGAAGGCCATCGGCGGCGAACTGCCGGCCAATGTCTGGGACCTGCTCTTCAAGCCCGAGTACGTGAACAAGTTGAAGTCTTGCGGCGTTTCCGTGCTGGACTCGGCCGACGAAGTGGTGCCCGCCGCCCTGCACTACCTGGGCAAACCCCGGGTGTCCAAGAGCGCGGCCGACTACAACGCGGCCCTGGCCCTGCTCAAGAGCATCCGCCCCTCCGTCACGCTGTTCAGTTCCTCGGGGTACATCAATGACATGGCCAGCGGTTCCATCTGCCTGGCGCTGGGTTGGTCCGGTGACATCAACATCGCCCGTCAACGCGCCATCGACGGCAAGACCGGGCAAAACATCCAGGCCCTGGTGCCCTCCACCGGCGGGCTGCTGTTCTTCGACGTGATGGCCGTCCCCGCGGACGCCCCGCACATCGAGAACGCCTACAAGTTCATCGACTTCATCCTGCGTCCCCAGGTCAATGCCGGGCTGACCAACAAGGTCTTCTACCCGAACGGCACCTATGGCGTGTCCAAGCCCTACATCAACCCGACGGTGGCCAACAACAGCACCGTGTTCCTCTCGGCCGCCGACATGGGCAAGATGGTCGGCTACTCCGACCAGCAACTGACCAACGACATCCGCCGCAACCAGAACCGGGTCTACACCGCGTTCAAGACGGGCATGTAA